In Stigmatopora nigra isolate UIUO_SnigA chromosome 2, RoL_Snig_1.1, whole genome shotgun sequence, a single window of DNA contains:
- the tbc1d32 gene encoding protein broad-minded, with protein MSTGNEDHMAVLLKQFLRSTEDRLSGAPSPQSVEEVLLHLEETDKNFHNYELVKYLRQRLESTVGCVVDEELRKLSHVDGQHAINLGHDTLVHAATSRSRATTQYQEMTYNLRTTVTAAVESLVGRFDEDQLRKEESQLGRYADDCCDSESSFNRSYAFIRQEQLQVLADKLDTSQPKEVRRDALLALRHAPPSDVLSCESWTRLRQNMAAALIEPDGELSDHVLQFFAKSFSLSPLNVTREIYTSLAKSVESGFQSLNLSFPSGPGGLDINKPEISTLLKQMRLMNDFQKEVTVFWIRHPEKYMEEIIESTFSLISFRCNSPEKTLAPIHLLALLDVQASWFTKWMHGAYSRTVVLRLLEKKYKNLMQYALQECVLYRECAQSSAHSHSEERQSSSDGEGGVYSGKELQYAVVVHSLCVLGKALLYANGRKLFPIKVDSREDPISLTELVVILIDIMCHHPSPFCRDSLHADTLCPSGLVMATLCTMCERTECADQCLHQTSVIQSLMAPVIQAQGESQTEWKYPALPLVAEVLARMVNTDRGLSLFLYEENLLLGQNERTTAAHVLLRFTLRLLDCQLSATGGGDDSSRALCGAFVFVCGQMCNTCEGLQVLRGYNLHKALAANWKKTRAFSEEISMPLPEKNPPTSTQELQQLLLWEETLLDSLLNFAATPKGVLLLQQTGTIQECISHMFSRLSKKMQVSRYEKSGYGVMVAQLAATATGAAALRRSGFVQAMVVELWSALEYGSEDARAVRPKPTPTEPIERNCLKSFLSLVNLLSSSLSVWQLVAGQPLANKSEYTLREVPSSVPDLIDRLIAVNSFDKIHSLFHYEQSHAFGLRLLSVLCSSLDSLLLLESQYSICSTLLQSQRDNVPDGDAAAGNVIIDSLSVERNHVLVRVGLIGGPSERRLPPRDLRQGDDSYPWPMFWSFPPPSCYNLDPPTVQENPLETEMMNFLTSSENIITEDNWIENCRRLYRQITTGGHHGLKITVLADLLEKVVLHLSKCSTESFFSPPDYNKEMCVDDVELSPVEILGMDVCLRYGISLKLLPQEASGHLTLLMRHVKNFLSRRRVSTSSGHTMNQDEYPGHDWLTSTVFLIMSGDWQRSLRVLRNLSSLVTSALIWPASIHNSVDFSGISPLYWSTAHYVEMLLKMELQLVHAAFKMSGFTPSQMCIHWLTQCFWNFLDWPEIYHYVCICTLMGADYQVYACLAIFKHLQPQLLEQTQARQLQIFLKEEPIRGFRFCDYLEYMELLEKRYRSLVLLDLKTIYQPM; from the exons ATGTCCACTGGAAATGAGGACCACATGGCAGTCCTGCTCAAGCAGTTCTTGAGGAGCACCGAAGACCGACTCTCCGGCGCCCCTTCGCCTCAGAGCGTCGAGGAGGTCCTTCTTCACCTGGAGGAAACTGACAAGAACTTTCACAA CTATGAGTTGGTCAAGTACCTACGTCAACGCCTGGAGAGCACCGTTGGGTGCGTGGTGGACGAGGAGCTCAGGAAGTTGTCCCACGTGGACGGACAGCACGCCATCAACTTAGGCCACGACACCCTTGTCCACGCCGCGACCAGCCGCAGTCGAGCGACGACGCA GTATCAAGAAATGACATACAATTTACGAACCACAGTGACCGCAGCGGTGGAGTCTTTAGTGGGCAGGTTTGACGAGGACCAACTTAGGAAGGAGGAGTCGCAACTCGGTCGCTACGCCGACGACTGCTGCGACAGCGAATCCTCTTTTAATCGG AGTTATGCCTTCATTCGACAGGAGCAATTGCAGGTTTTGGCTGATAAACTGGACACAAGTCAACCAAAAGAG GTGCGAAGAGATGCCTTGCTGGCGCTTCGCCACGCGCCCCCGTCCGACGTGCTCAGCTGTGAAAGTTGGACTCGCCTCCGTCAGAACATGGCCGCCGCTCTGATCGAACCTGACGGCGAGCTTAGT GACCACGTTCTTCAGTTCTTTGCAAAGAGTTTCTCCTTGTCGCCCCTGAACGTCACCCGAGAAATCTACACTAGCCTTG CCAAAAGTGTGGAGTCAGGTTTCCAGTCCTTAAACCTGAGTTTTCCAAGCGGTCCTGGCGGCTTGGACATCAACAAACCAGAGATAAGCACTCTCCTCAAACAG ATGCGTTTGATGAATGACTTCCAAAAGGAAGTAACCGTCTTTTGGATCCGTCACCCGGAAAA gtACATGGAAGAAATAATTGAAAGCACCTTCTCCCTCATTTCTTTTCGTTGCAACTCGCCCGAGAAAACTTTAGCGCCCATTCACCTGCTAGCATTGCTGGACGTTCAAGCTAGCTGGTTTACAAAATGGATG CATGGTGCCTACAGTAGGACGGTGGTCCTCAGGCTTCTCGAGAAGAAATACAAGAATCTG ATGCAATACGCTTTACAAGAGTGTGTCCTTTACCGGGAATGTGCCCAGAGTTCCGCTCACTCCCACTCGGAGGAACGGCAAAGCTCAA GTGATGGCGAGGGCGGCGTTTATAGCGGTAAAGAGCTACAGTACGCCGTGGTGGTGCATTCACTGTGCGTCTTGGGAAAAGCGCTCCTTTACGCCAATGGCAGGAAGCTCTTTCCTATCAAAGTGGATTCACGGGAAG ATCCAATCAGTCTGACGGAGCTGGTGGTGATTCTCATAGACATCATGTGTCACCATCCCTCGCCTTTTTGCCGAGATAGTCTACACGCAG acACGCTGTGCCCGAGCGGCCTGGTAATGGCGACACTTTGCACCATGTGCGAGAGAACCGAGTGCGCCGACCAATGTCTCCATCAGACGTCCGTCATCCAGTCTCTGATGGCGCCCGTCATCCAGGCGCAGGGTGAAAGTCAG ACGGAATGGAAGTATCCTGCTCTGCCTCTGGTGGCGGAAGTCTTGGCCCGAATGGTGAACACAGACAGAGGGTTATCTCTTTTTCTGTATGAGGAGAACCTGCTTTTAGGCCAAAATGAGAG AACCACAGCCGCTCACGTCCTGCTTCGCTTCACCTTACGGCTGCTAGATTGCCAGCTGTCGGCCACCGGCGGGGGTGACGACTCTTCTCGCGCTTTGTGTGGGGCCTTTGTCTTTGTCTGTGGCCAGATGTGCAATACCTGCGAGGGCCTGCAGGTTCTGCGCGGCTACAACTTACACAAGGCGCTGGCAGCCAATTGGAAAAAG actCGAGCCTTTTCTGAAGAGATTTCAATGCCACTACCTGAAAAGAATCCTCCAACCTCCACACAGGAATTGCAACAGCT GctactgtgggaggaaaccttgCTGGACAGCCTGCTAAACTTTGCAGCCACCCCAAAGGGAGTTTTGCTACTACAACAGACAGGAACCATACAAGAGTGCATCTCACACATGTTCTCTCGcttaagcaaaaaaatgcag GTAAGCCGCTATGAGAAGTCTGGATATGGTGTTATGGTGGCCCAGCTGGCGGCGACAGCGACAGGCGCTGCCGCTTTGCGCCGCTCTG GTTTTGTGCAGGCTATGGTTGTGGAGCTGTGGTCGGCATTGGAGTACGGTAGTGAAGACGCTAGGGCAGTCCGACCCAAACCTACGCCTACAGAACCCATAGAAAGGAACTGCCTTAAG TCTTTCCTGTCCTTGGTCAACTTGCTGTCGTCCTCACTGTCCGTGTGGCAGCTAGTGGCCGGTCAACCATTGGCCAACAAGAGTGAATACACACTGCGAGAAGTGCCAAGTTCTGTGCCT GATTTGATTGACAGGCTGATTGCTGTAAATTCCTTCGACAAGATCCACTCCCTATTCCACTACGAACAGTCGCACGCATTCGGTCTCAG ACTGCTCAGCGTGCTATGTTCCAGTCTGGACTCCCTCCTGCTGCTCGAGAGCCAATACAGCATCTGTTCCACGCTGCTTCAAAGCCAGAGGGACAACGTGCCCGACGGGGATGCCGCCGCCGG AAACGTCATCATCGACAGCTTGTCGGTGGAGAGGAACCACGTGCTGGTTCGCGTTGGGCTGATCGGAGGACCTTCGGAGAGGAGACTCCCCCCGAGAGACTTGCGGCAG GGAGATGATTCTTACCCCTGGCCTATGTTTTGGTCCTTCCCTCCACCTTCTTGCTACAATTTGGACCCACCGACAGTCCAAGAGAACCCACTAG AAACTGAGATGATGAACTTCCTGACATCATCTGAAAACATAATAACGGAAGACAATTGGATTGAAAATTGTCGCAGACTTTACCGACAAATTACAACAGGGGGCCACCACGGCCTGAAGATTACAG TGCTAGCTGACCTTCTGGAGAAGGTTGTGCTCCATCTGTCCAAATGCTCCACGGAGAGCTTCTTCTCCCCGCCCGACTACAACAAAG agatGTGTGTGGACGATGTAGAGTTGTCACCCGTGGAAATCCTCGGGATGGATGTTTGTCTCAG GTACGGCATCTCGCTTAAACTCCTCCCACAAGAAGCATCAGGTCACCTGACACTCCTCATGCGGCACGTCAAAAATTTCCTATCTCGGCGAAGGGTCTCCACATCCTCGGGACACA CGATGAATCAGGACGAATACCCAGGCCACGATTGGTTGACGTCGACTGTCTTCTTGATAATGTCAGGTGACTGGCAACGATCTTTGAGAGTTCTACGAAATTTGTCCTCTCTGGTCACGTCTGCCCTCATCTGGCCGGCCAGTATTCACAATTCT GTGGACTTTTCTGGAATATCTCCATTGTACTGGAGCACAGCTCATTACGTGGAGATGCTCCTGAAAATGGAACTCCAACTCGTCCACGCCGCCTTCAAGATGTCCGGTTTTACCCCTTCGCAG ATGTGCATCCACTGGCTGACGCAGTGCTTCTGGAACTTTCTAGACTGGCCTGAGATCTACCACTATGTCTGTATATGTACGCTAATGGGAGCCGACTATCAGGTCTACGCCTGCTTGGCCATCTTCAAACATCTACAGCCACAACTATTGGAGCAAACACAAGCACGACAGTTGCAGATTTTCCTCAAG GAGGAACCCATTCGGGGCTTTCGGTTCTGCGACTACCTGGAATACATGGAACTCCTGGAAAAACGCTACCGGAGTCTCGTGCTCCTTGACCTGAAGACCATTTACCAGCCCATGTAG